AAAAGAGTAGCGGCGATTGTGACGGAGTACCGATATAATTCCCACGCAGAGGTTATCCTCGGGCGGCTGCTGGGTGATATGGGCTATCATCCGCAGGTTGAAATTGTTTCTCTATATACGGATCAGGTGCCCGTCAATGATATGAGCAGGGAAGTGGCTGCACGCTGCGGCATTCCCATATATTCAACCATTAGAGAGACCATTCAGGCTCCGCACGGTGAGAAGCCAATCGATGGGGTCGTTATAATCGGTGAGCATGGAAACTATCCGATTAATGAGAAAGAGCAGATGATGTATCCACGCCGGCGTTTCTTCGAGGAGACAGTTGCCGCTTTGTACGGGCTCGGTTTGGTAGTTCCTATTTTCTCAGATAAGCACTTAGCGTACAACTATGACGATGCCTTGTGGATGTATAACCTCATGAAAGCTAGAGGGATTCCCTTCATGGGTGGTTCCTCGATTCCACACTGCGACCATGTCCCGGCATTCGATAGGCAGAATTTGTTTTCTCTACAAGAAATTCTAGTTGTCAGCTCGGGTGGGCTTGAAGGGTACGGCATTCATGCAATGGAGGTGCTCCAGTCGCTGGTCGAGCAGAGAGAGGGTGGAGAGAGCGGTGTTCGCTCCATTCAGCTGCTTCGAGGCACGAATGGTGAAGCATGGTCCGCAATGGATCGAGGGGAGTGGCCTGAAGAACTAATGCTGCAGGCGCTAAGTGTCATTCCCGGTTTGCCTAATGCTCCATTGAGAGAGTTGGAGCCTGAGCCAGCCCTTTTCATTATTGAATATATAGATGGTACGAAGGGTTACATTATTCAATTCAAACAGCTAGTCGAGCAGTGGAGCTTCGCATTCCGCCATGGGCAGCAGCAGGTGACAGCGGCACTATGCGACAGTGACTTAGATCGCCCTTTTGCTCATTTTGAACGGTTGACCCAAATGGTTGAACAATTTTTAATTAGCGGTCAAGAGCCTTTTCCATTAGAGCGTACATTATTGACGACGGGTATGATCTGCTTCGCAATGGATTCCTTATATGAAGGAAAGAAGCTGGATACGCCAACACTTGATATTACCTATTAATAATCAGTCCTCATGAGGGAGGGAATTCCTTTGAAGCCAAATTTGCTAGCAGCTATACCAGAGCAACATGCCAGATTTATTCAACTGCCTAATGCGGAGGGACACAACGCTGTCTGGGACTTCGTACGCTCTCCAAATGGTCGATTTTATGTTACCGTCTGCGGGGAAAATGAAAAACCACTAACGGCTTTACTGTATGAATATGAACCGAAGACGGGTGCGCTGCGTTTAATTTTTGATGTGGCGAAAATATGGATTGTCAGCTCTGAGGAAATGCCGCCTAGTAAAATACATACGAGTATTGATTTCTTACCGGACGGACGGCTCATTATGGCTACCCATAATACGGCTCCTGCACCTAATCATAAGCAATGGATGTTCGAGCAGCATTATGAGCATCCGTGGGAAGGGTATCCCGGGTCCATTCTGATGATCGTGAATCCGGACACGAATGAAGTGCAGGTCAAAGGTATTCCTGTACCACGGGAAAGTATTTATGGAGGCATGCTCGGTAACGATCCGCGATACTATTATTTTCTCGGTTATATGAGGGGACATTTCTATAGAATTGATCTGGAAACGAATGAAGTGAAGGATTATGGCAAGGTGTCCGAGTTCTCTTCCTGTCGGCTGGTGAAGGATGCTCAAGGACGGTTTTATGGAAGCTCTTACACGGGCAGCTTTTGGAGGTATGACCCTACTACGGACGAGATAGAGGATTTGAAGCTTAGCTTCCTCCCTCCAAGTGGCACGAAGCATCGCAGACAATTCATATTTGCACTCCATACGCCGAGGAATACACTTCTCTTAGTCAGTAATATGGATGGGGAAATCATCGAGCTGCACCCTGAGACACTAGAGGTTACTCGACACGGGTCTATTTTACCGGATCATGTTCCATCTATTAATGGGTATGGCATTGGTGGCTTTGCAGCAGATAAAAACTTCGTAATCTACTATGGGCTTAAGACGCATGATGAGTACTGTCCAATTCGGTTAGTTCGCTGGGATCTTCTTGGTGGTGGGAAGCCGGAAAACCTGGGGTTAATTACTTGGGGCGGGAAAGACTCTCAATATATTTGTGAAATGATTTTCGACGACGAGGGCTTGCTTCATATGGTAGATGTGTGTGGGGAGTTCTCACCGTACATTTTGACCGTTGATGTCGACAAGCTAGAGCCGCCGGGAGTTGAGGCAGCCCATGCAGCTCTGAGACCTTATGTTGAACCAGATTATAACGGCGTCGGCAAAGCGGCCTTTATGCATATTGATGCAAAGGAAGTTAGCACATTGCCTCTACACCAGCATATGGGCTGGAAGGATACAGCAGTTAGCTACGTATATGCAGCTAGCGGTAGAGTGTATACCCTTGGGGGTCAACAAAGCCTGATTTTAACTGAGTCTGAATATTCCGGGAATGATCCACTAAGGATTAGAACGATATACGAAAATGGAGCGCCATTATCCAGCATTCAAGCTCACTCTAGTAGAGCATATGTGCTAACGACGGACAATAAAATACTTCTAGTAGATCTCATAGGTGGCAGCTGTGAAGAGGCGGTTGTAGTACCGCAAGAAATTAAGCTGAAAAGGCTTCTTCACGCTGATTTAGATGAGGGTGGGCTACTGATCAGCGACAGCGAAGGTTCCATTTTCGTATATTCAGAAGGTAGCTTCCGTAAGCTTAAGCAGCTTCAAATTCAGCCAGATGAAGGTCATATTATTAAGCTGGACAGTAATAGATTGCTATTAT
This portion of the Cohnella abietis genome encodes:
- a CDS encoding NHL repeat-containing protein, whose protein sequence is MKPNLLAAIPEQHARFIQLPNAEGHNAVWDFVRSPNGRFYVTVCGENEKPLTALLYEYEPKTGALRLIFDVAKIWIVSSEEMPPSKIHTSIDFLPDGRLIMATHNTAPAPNHKQWMFEQHYEHPWEGYPGSILMIVNPDTNEVQVKGIPVPRESIYGGMLGNDPRYYYFLGYMRGHFYRIDLETNEVKDYGKVSEFSSCRLVKDAQGRFYGSSYTGSFWRYDPTTDEIEDLKLSFLPPSGTKHRRQFIFALHTPRNTLLLVSNMDGEIIELHPETLEVTRHGSILPDHVPSINGYGIGGFAADKNFVIYYGLKTHDEYCPIRLVRWDLLGGGKPENLGLITWGGKDSQYICEMIFDDEGLLHMVDVCGEFSPYILTVDVDKLEPPGVEAAHAALRPYVEPDYNGVGKAAFMHIDAKEVSTLPLHQHMGWKDTAVSYVYAASGRVYTLGGQQSLILTESEYSGNDPLRIRTIYENGAPLSSIQAHSSRAYVLTTDNKILLVDLIGGSCEEAVVVPQEIKLKRLLHADLDEGGLLISDSEGSIFVYSEGSFRKLKQLQIQPDEGHIIKLDSNRLLLSGQDDEIVIYDIKEESSEVLNVKSASIRGRMFKATITGGVVLSDGTVVAGTLDGMLFCLTPDLQTRTVYGRFYSNGQLRHFIKRSNDEVLGIYGGVKEAGHVFHYSREHGFVDLGRPRMIKDNAELNGRVSEFGNIHHISAVTYDNEGDCLCVASAELYGCVIRYTGVVFP